The segment CCAAGAAAtgtacatagacttctcattaCAACTATTATGGTTGCTTCTAAGTATGTTGAAGACATGTAAGTCTCACTTTTTGGTTTTTTACTTCAATTTCAAGACTTTATAtcacataaaagaaaaaggccaaacttaattaaataaacttttttGTTGTCAATGAAGCAATTTAACTAATGTATttgtgtaaattttattttttttcaggAATTATAGGAATTCGTATTTTGCAAGAGTGGGAGGATTGACAacaaatgaaatgaacaaattaGAGATGGAGTTTGTGTTTATGATGGGGTTTAAGTTTCATGTGAATGTGAGTGTTTTTGAGAGCTATTGTTGTCATTTGGAAAGGGAAGTGAGCATTGGAGGAGGCTATGAAATTGAGAGGACATTAAGATGTGCTGAggaaatcaaatcaaaacaaatagAAGAAAGAAGTTGTTGTAGCCAAATTACTAGAGTTTTGTTGTAACTCTAATTTCACAAAtgaatgttctttttttttttttccaattacaTAGTGTAAATATTAGTACTATGTAAAGGAGTTTTGACAATTTTTGcgatgtaaaaaaaaaaagcatagtAGAAGTTCTCAGATGTGACAAAGTTTTGTTGTTACTTTCTGCAGTGAAAATGTAGTGGCTATAGtgtgtttgaatttgaaaatcaatttaaagttatgtcaatACACATTACTATTATTCTTAGCTTAGTCAGTATGTCAAGTGGTAAAAATTTTAACTTCCTATGTACTTGtcgtatttattaaaaatagttgttGTAAAATGTATGTTGTTTTAAAAGATCAAGGTAAAATGAGTCCCACTACCATAATTTTAAACTTAGCATAACTAACTCTATGGATTATTTATCGAAAAGAGATTAGTGTGGTAaaacatgaaagaaaaaataaggatAAGTCGAATGACtcttattacatcattttttctGAAAGGATATGCAAAAGGCCGCTAATATGAGAAGTAAATTGGAACAAATAAAAGTACGAATCCAACAGAATATGTATTAAGAAAATGACtaactatgtatatataaaatatactttagaACACATGAGTTAGATTTGCACAAAATATCAGACATGAGTGAAAAATTATCAACTTTTctaattagaaataaatttgCAACTCAAGTGAAAGGAACA is part of the Solanum lycopersicum chromosome 1, SLM_r2.1 genome and harbors:
- the LOC101268514 gene encoding cyclin-U2-1; protein product: MANISPRKLRDDLYCYSYEQDSNIPLVISVLASLIERNLARNERIAKNCTWALSKNVRTRVFDCHETPDMTIQSYLERIFRYTRAGPSVYVVAYVYIDRFCQLYPHFRISPRNVHRLLITTIMVASKYVEDMNYRNSYFARVGGLTTNEMNKLEMEFVFMMGFKFHVNVSVFESYCCHLEREVSIGGGYEIERTLRCAEEIKSKQIEERSCCSQITRVLL